From the Candidatus Polarisedimenticolia bacterium genome, one window contains:
- a CDS encoding DUF3467 domain-containing protein — MNQPAPTIQVKLTDEILGGVYSNSMQVTHTREEFVLDFMSIFPPAGKVNARVIISPGHMKRIILALQDNLRKYEAQFGPILEAPEPPARIPELEEPQ, encoded by the coding sequence ATGAACCAGCCGGCACCGACGATTCAGGTCAAGCTGACCGACGAGATCCTGGGCGGGGTCTACTCCAACAGCATGCAGGTCACCCACACGCGCGAGGAGTTCGTCCTCGATTTCATGAGCATCTTTCCGCCCGCGGGAAAGGTCAACGCCCGGGTGATCATCAGCCCGGGGCACATGAAGCGGATCATCCTGGCTCTGCAAGACAACCTCCGAAAGTACGAGGCGCAGTTCGGCCCGATTCTGGAGGCGCCGGAGCCTCCGGCGCGGATCCCCGAGCTGGAAGAGCCCCAGTAG
- a CDS encoding tetratricopeptide repeat protein: MNPLPDSTDPPPAEGSADVPAPPQPGGGGGSGIRFRILALAAVLLLAGGSVYYFFIGRARGPAGGAVAPEGGRRTVVAIMPMSPGSGSGEMAWVGQAVFDFVPLSLENDADLSVLSPQRLQDLAGPALPSAAEAQRDLARRGGAVFFVSGEVTGKPPAAGLKVSWIETATGREQAAWSIDGITPENLGHKLDELCARLREAMKLSAPGPDDPPLASLVPIKEAPTRSFLEASALLRKGDAAGCLKRLEEALALPDFHLAQFLQSDAAARAGKPREAVAASARLSRVTRPLPTRVLLLTKVILALYGSGNPRRAVAPLESFLARFPDEKVPLSWLGTIELLLLHEPQRAEEQLKKAVALDPANLDDLRLLGRASLEAGHATDALAHLDRYLKSRPEDGSARVLRAEALRRAGRPQEALQAAQDVLSRHPDHPEAAGLLGALLLEQHKVREAESVYASLARSKDPAAQAEGELLLGRSALLQGRFNEGIAHYRAVADRAERAGDGARQAQDLLALADVQLSLERAPEALATLAKIHGISGAGVETGFPMINVLVAQKQYDVARKMLEDQIARFKDRVSPAALARLRDSLEGTIALEEGKYAEAMKRIRSSAPEAGKDPPDSEALGRAYLGAGDPARAESVFSKITADSDRFSDPVRYVRCLVYRGEALEKLGKKDEAAKSYREALRWWGTADYPLPVIAQAREGVRRLGG, encoded by the coding sequence ATGAATCCACTTCCTGATTCGACCGATCCTCCGCCCGCGGAAGGCTCGGCGGACGTGCCCGCGCCTCCGCAGCCCGGCGGAGGAGGAGGGTCTGGAATTCGCTTCCGGATCCTGGCGTTGGCGGCGGTGCTGCTGCTGGCCGGGGGCTCCGTCTATTATTTTTTCATCGGGAGAGCCCGCGGACCAGCGGGCGGCGCGGTGGCGCCGGAAGGCGGCCGGCGGACGGTCGTGGCGATCATGCCGATGTCCCCCGGCTCGGGTTCCGGAGAGATGGCCTGGGTCGGCCAGGCGGTTTTTGATTTCGTCCCGCTCTCCCTGGAGAACGACGCCGACCTCAGCGTCCTTTCGCCGCAAAGGCTGCAGGACCTCGCGGGCCCGGCGCTGCCCTCGGCGGCGGAGGCGCAGCGCGATCTGGCGCGCCGGGGCGGGGCCGTTTTCTTCGTGAGCGGGGAAGTGACGGGGAAGCCCCCGGCGGCCGGCCTGAAGGTCTCCTGGATCGAGACGGCCACGGGACGCGAGCAGGCAGCCTGGAGCATCGACGGAATCACCCCCGAAAATCTCGGCCACAAGCTCGACGAGCTCTGCGCCCGCCTGCGGGAGGCGATGAAGCTCAGCGCTCCCGGGCCGGACGATCCCCCGCTGGCCTCCCTGGTCCCGATCAAGGAGGCCCCCACGCGCTCCTTCCTCGAGGCGTCGGCCCTCCTCCGGAAAGGAGACGCCGCCGGGTGCCTCAAGCGCCTCGAGGAGGCGCTGGCGCTCCCCGATTTTCACTTGGCACAGTTCCTCCAATCCGATGCCGCCGCGCGCGCCGGAAAACCGCGCGAGGCGGTCGCGGCGAGCGCCCGCCTGAGCAGGGTCACGAGGCCTCTTCCGACCCGCGTGCTCCTCCTGACGAAGGTCATCCTGGCGCTTTATGGCAGCGGCAACCCGCGCCGCGCCGTGGCCCCGCTCGAATCGTTCCTGGCCCGCTTTCCGGACGAGAAGGTCCCCTTGTCGTGGCTCGGGACGATTGAGCTCCTGCTGCTGCACGAGCCGCAGCGGGCCGAGGAGCAGCTGAAAAAGGCGGTGGCTCTGGATCCTGCCAACCTGGATGACCTGCGCCTTCTCGGGCGAGCCTCCCTGGAGGCCGGTCACGCCACGGACGCCCTGGCCCATCTCGACCGCTACCTGAAATCCCGGCCGGAGGATGGCTCGGCCCGTGTCCTGCGCGCCGAGGCGCTGCGCCGCGCCGGGCGTCCTCAAGAGGCGCTGCAGGCGGCGCAGGACGTCCTGTCCCGGCATCCCGATCATCCCGAAGCCGCCGGGCTCCTCGGCGCGTTGCTGCTCGAACAGCACAAGGTCCGGGAGGCCGAGTCGGTCTACGCCTCTCTGGCGCGCTCGAAGGACCCCGCCGCGCAGGCCGAAGGAGAGCTTCTGTTGGGACGGTCGGCGCTTCTCCAGGGACGGTTCAACGAAGGGATCGCGCACTACCGCGCGGTGGCGGACCGGGCGGAGCGCGCCGGAGACGGCGCGCGGCAGGCCCAAGACCTGCTCGCCCTGGCCGACGTGCAGCTGTCCCTGGAGCGGGCGCCCGAGGCCCTGGCGACCCTGGCAAAGATCCACGGCATCAGCGGCGCAGGCGTGGAGACGGGGTTTCCGATGATCAACGTCCTGGTGGCCCAGAAGCAGTACGACGTAGCCCGGAAGATGCTGGAGGATCAGATCGCGCGCTTCAAGGATCGGGTCTCCCCCGCGGCGCTCGCCAGACTCCGGGACTCCCTGGAGGGGACGATCGCCCTGGAGGAGGGGAAGTATGCCGAGGCGATGAAGCGCATCCGCAGCTCCGCCCCGGAGGCGGGCAAGGACCCGCCCGATTCGGAGGCTCTCGGAAGAGCTTACCTGGGAGCCGGGGATCCGGCGCGGGCGGAGTCGGTCTTCAGCAAGATCACGGCGGACTCCGACCGTTTCTCGGACCCGGTCCGTTACGTCCGCTGCCTGGTCTATCGAGGGGAGGCGCTGGAGAAGCTCGGAAAGAAGGACGAGGCGGCGAAATCCTATCGCGAAGCGCTGCGCTGGTGGGGAACCGCCGACTATCCCCTGCCCGTGATCGCCCAGGCCCGGGAAGGCGTCAGGCGGCTCGGGGGATGA
- a CDS encoding bifunctional homocysteine S-methyltransferase/methylenetetrahydrofolate reductase encodes MDSGSSSRARPNILEYLKDHVVVFDGGMGTVLYQKGVFLNRCFDELNLSAPDLVRDVHRAYLQAGADAVETNTFGANRYKLRGFQFEDKLREINRLGAVLAREAVGDRAWVAGSIGPLGLRIEPWGPTSVEEAEQAFREQAEALLEGGVDLFILETFTDLNEIHQGIKAIRSLGNLPLICQMTLEEDGNSLYGTAPEVFTKRLDEWGADVVGINCSVGPQVMLESLERMVKITSRPLSVQPNAGKPRAVDGRNLYLCSPEYMASYARKFILAGAQVVGGCCGTTPDHIKAIKSSIRALRPAHAAVEVSLPPEQRAEIEPVERARKSKVAAKLVEGRLVTCVEITPPKGYDTSKVVAGARILKAAGVDAINIPDGPRASARMGAQALALILENQVGIETILHYCCRDRNLLGMQSDLLGAAALGLKNLLVITGDPPKMGDYPDATAVFDVDAIGLTNVVSRLNQGLDLGGNSFSPPTAFLVGVGANPGALEIDHEIRRFQYKVEAGAEFAITQPVFDVRQLRDFLGRIERFRIPIIAGIWPLTSLRNAEFMNNEVPGVHVAEEIMERMRKAEGEGKAREEGISIARETVNQVKDLVQGVQVSAPFGRYQAALDVLDGIIPRAA; translated from the coding sequence ATGGATTCCGGTTCCTCGAGCCGAGCGCGTCCGAACATTCTCGAATACCTCAAGGATCACGTCGTCGTCTTCGACGGCGGCATGGGGACCGTCCTTTATCAAAAGGGCGTCTTCCTGAACCGCTGTTTCGACGAGCTGAACCTCTCGGCCCCTGATCTCGTGAGAGACGTGCACCGCGCCTATCTGCAGGCGGGCGCCGACGCCGTCGAGACCAACACCTTCGGCGCCAACCGTTACAAGCTCCGCGGCTTCCAGTTCGAGGACAAGCTCCGCGAGATCAACCGGCTCGGCGCCGTCCTGGCCCGGGAAGCCGTCGGAGACCGGGCCTGGGTGGCGGGATCGATCGGGCCCCTGGGCCTGCGGATCGAGCCCTGGGGACCGACTTCCGTGGAGGAGGCGGAGCAAGCCTTCCGCGAGCAGGCCGAAGCCCTGCTCGAAGGGGGCGTCGATCTGTTCATCCTGGAGACCTTCACCGATCTGAACGAGATCCATCAGGGAATCAAGGCGATCCGATCTCTGGGCAATCTTCCCCTGATCTGTCAGATGACCCTCGAGGAGGACGGCAACAGCCTGTACGGGACCGCTCCGGAAGTCTTCACGAAGCGCCTGGACGAATGGGGAGCGGACGTCGTCGGGATCAACTGCAGCGTCGGTCCCCAGGTCATGCTCGAGAGCCTCGAGCGCATGGTGAAGATCACGTCGCGTCCGCTCTCGGTGCAGCCGAACGCGGGCAAGCCGCGCGCCGTCGACGGCAGGAACCTCTATCTCTGCTCGCCCGAGTACATGGCCTCCTACGCGCGCAAGTTCATCCTCGCCGGGGCGCAAGTCGTCGGAGGATGCTGCGGGACGACGCCCGACCACATCAAGGCGATCAAGTCGTCGATCCGCGCCCTCCGCCCCGCCCACGCCGCCGTGGAGGTGTCGCTGCCGCCCGAGCAACGGGCCGAAATCGAGCCGGTGGAGCGGGCGCGCAAGTCGAAGGTGGCCGCCAAGCTGGTCGAGGGACGCCTCGTCACCTGCGTCGAGATCACCCCCCCGAAGGGCTACGACACTTCGAAGGTGGTCGCGGGAGCCCGGATCCTCAAAGCGGCGGGAGTGGACGCGATCAACATCCCGGACGGCCCGCGCGCCTCGGCCCGGATGGGGGCCCAGGCGCTGGCGCTGATACTCGAGAACCAGGTGGGCATCGAGACGATCCTCCACTACTGCTGCCGGGATCGGAACCTCCTGGGGATGCAATCGGATCTCCTCGGCGCGGCCGCCCTCGGCCTGAAGAACCTTCTCGTCATCACGGGCGATCCTCCCAAGATGGGCGACTACCCGGACGCGACCGCCGTCTTCGACGTCGACGCCATCGGCCTGACCAACGTCGTGAGCCGGCTGAACCAGGGTCTCGATCTCGGAGGCAACTCCTTCTCGCCCCCGACTGCCTTCCTCGTCGGAGTGGGCGCGAATCCGGGAGCGCTGGAGATCGATCACGAAATCCGGCGGTTCCAGTACAAGGTCGAGGCGGGAGCCGAATTCGCGATCACACAGCCGGTTTTCGACGTCCGCCAGCTCCGGGACTTCCTGGGACGGATCGAGCGCTTCCGGATCCCGATCATCGCGGGGATCTGGCCCCTCACCAGCTTACGGAACGCCGAGTTCATGAACAACGAGGTCCCGGGCGTCCACGTGGCCGAGGAGATCATGGAGAGGATGAGGAAGGCGGAGGGGGAGGGCAAGGCCCGGGAGGAAGGGATTTCGATCGCCCGCGAGACGGTGAACCAAGTGAAGGATCTCGTCCAGGGCGTGCAGGTGAGCGCACCGTTCGGCCGCTACCAGGCGGCGCTGGATGTCCTCGACGGCATCATCCCCCGAGCCGCCTGA
- a CDS encoding carbon starvation protein A, with translation MNTLPILIVTICLFAIAYRYYSAFIASKVLVLDDSRPTPAHRLNDGQNYFPTHRWVLFGHHFAAITGAGPLIGPVLAAQFGFLPGLLWLVIGVVLGGAVHDFVILASSVRRNGRSLAEIARTEIGPVAGVTCAVAILFVIVIALAGLGLAVVNALKDSAWGVFTIAATIPIALYMGIHMYRLRKGRIAEATAIGVALLLGAVIAGRYVPGSPMASWFTLSEHQITLAIAAYGFTASVLPVWLLLCPRDYLSSFMKIGTILALALGVFLVHPDLRMPALTQFAAGGGPIIPGKLYPFVFITIACGAISGFHALVGSGTTPKMIDRESDARVIGYGAMLMESFVGVMAFIAAASLYPGDYFAINVPPEKFATLGMSTVHLPEFSRQVGESLAGRTGGAVSLAIGMAQIFAAVPGLKGLLSYWYHFAIMFEALFILTTIDTGTRVGRFLVQEFLGRIYAPLARTEWMPGTILSSLLVVAGWGYFIWTGSISTIWPMFGVANQLLASIALCVGTTVLINAGRARYAWVTLLPLSFVATTTLTAGWKNIWDNFLPLARSGGRPLQGYLNAGMTAVMMACVFIILADSLRRWGKALAERRASPSAAR, from the coding sequence TTGAACACGCTCCCGATCCTGATCGTCACCATCTGCCTGTTCGCCATCGCCTACCGCTATTACAGCGCCTTCATCGCCTCCAAGGTCCTGGTCCTGGACGACTCGCGGCCGACCCCGGCTCACCGTCTGAACGACGGACAGAACTACTTTCCGACCCACCGGTGGGTGCTCTTCGGCCACCATTTCGCGGCGATCACCGGGGCGGGCCCCCTCATCGGCCCCGTCCTCGCGGCCCAGTTCGGCTTCCTCCCCGGGCTCCTCTGGCTGGTGATCGGCGTGGTCCTCGGGGGGGCGGTGCACGACTTCGTGATCCTGGCCTCGAGCGTCCGGCGAAACGGCCGCTCGCTCGCCGAGATCGCCCGGACGGAGATCGGCCCCGTCGCGGGGGTCACCTGCGCCGTGGCGATTCTCTTCGTGATCGTCATCGCGCTGGCCGGGCTCGGCCTGGCCGTCGTCAACGCGCTGAAGGACAGCGCCTGGGGCGTCTTCACAATCGCCGCCACCATCCCGATCGCCCTGTACATGGGGATCCACATGTACCGTCTCCGGAAGGGGCGAATCGCCGAGGCGACGGCCATCGGTGTGGCCCTCCTCCTCGGCGCGGTGATCGCGGGCCGTTACGTCCCCGGATCTCCCATGGCGTCCTGGTTCACGCTCTCCGAGCATCAGATCACGCTGGCGATCGCGGCCTACGGCTTCACCGCGTCGGTGCTCCCGGTGTGGCTGCTCCTCTGTCCCCGGGACTATCTCAGCTCGTTCATGAAGATCGGGACCATCCTGGCGCTGGCGCTCGGGGTGTTCCTCGTCCATCCCGACCTCAGGATGCCGGCGCTGACGCAGTTCGCGGCAGGGGGAGGGCCCATCATCCCGGGCAAGCTCTATCCTTTCGTGTTCATCACCATCGCCTGCGGCGCCATCTCGGGCTTCCACGCGCTCGTCGGCTCGGGGACGACGCCGAAGATGATCGACCGGGAGTCCGACGCCCGCGTCATCGGCTACGGAGCGATGCTCATGGAGAGCTTCGTCGGCGTAATGGCGTTCATCGCCGCGGCCTCGCTGTACCCCGGCGACTACTTCGCCATCAACGTGCCGCCCGAGAAATTCGCCACGCTCGGCATGTCGACGGTGCACCTGCCGGAGTTCTCCCGCCAGGTGGGGGAGAGCCTCGCCGGGCGGACCGGCGGCGCGGTCTCCCTGGCCATCGGCATGGCCCAGATCTTCGCCGCCGTGCCGGGCCTGAAGGGGCTGCTGTCGTACTGGTACCACTTCGCGATCATGTTCGAGGCGCTCTTCATCCTGACCACCATCGACACCGGCACGCGGGTGGGGCGGTTTCTCGTGCAGGAGTTCCTCGGCCGGATCTACGCGCCGCTGGCGCGCACCGAGTGGATGCCCGGGACGATCCTATCGAGCCTGCTGGTCGTCGCCGGATGGGGTTACTTCATCTGGACCGGATCGATCAGCACGATCTGGCCGATGTTCGGCGTCGCCAACCAGCTCCTCGCCAGCATCGCGCTGTGCGTCGGGACGACGGTGCTGATCAACGCCGGCCGGGCGCGCTACGCCTGGGTCACGCTGCTGCCGCTATCGTTCGTGGCCACGACGACCCTGACCGCGGGATGGAAGAACATCTGGGACAATTTCCTGCCGCTGGCGCGCTCGGGAGGGCGGCCCCTCCAGGGATACCTGAACGCCGGGATGACGGCCGTGATGATGGCCTGCGTCTTCATCATCCTCGCCGACTCGCTGCGACGCTGGGGAAAGGCGCTGGCGGAGCGCCGGGCG